The following coding sequences are from one Nonlabens arenilitoris window:
- the yaaA gene encoding peroxide stress protein YaaA, giving the protein MKILLSPAKTLDYKTELPIKDHTQPVFIKEATKLNKVLKKMSAKEIGELMHISDTLADLNYQRNQDFEVEFTAANSRPAVYAFAGDVYTGLDAYTLQSNHIDDMQSMVRILSGLYGYLRPLDLLQPYRLEMGTKLSIGKDKNLYAFWKDIVTPSLNKEIKEDEVVVNLASNEYFKVIEKKSLNGHLISPIFKDYKNDKLKVISFFAKKARGTMARFLIESKASSLSDVLAFQMDDYRYSEKDTIKENEPVFIR; this is encoded by the coding sequence ATGAAAATTTTACTATCGCCAGCAAAAACCCTTGATTATAAAACAGAACTTCCTATTAAAGATCATACACAGCCTGTATTTATAAAAGAAGCTACAAAACTTAATAAAGTTTTAAAAAAAATGTCTGCTAAAGAAATAGGTGAATTAATGCATATTTCAGATACGCTTGCAGATTTAAATTACCAACGTAATCAAGACTTTGAAGTAGAATTTACTGCCGCTAATAGCAGGCCAGCAGTATATGCATTTGCTGGTGACGTTTATACAGGTTTAGATGCTTATACATTACAATCAAATCACATCGATGACATGCAGTCCATGGTGCGCATACTATCTGGGTTGTATGGATATTTAAGGCCACTAGACTTGTTGCAACCATATCGACTTGAGATGGGAACTAAACTTTCTATAGGAAAAGATAAAAACCTTTATGCCTTCTGGAAAGATATTGTAACTCCTTCACTTAATAAAGAGATAAAAGAAGATGAAGTAGTAGTGAATCTAGCAAGTAATGAATATTTTAAAGTGATAGAAAAGAAGTCTTTGAATGGACATTTAATAAGTCCAATTTTTAAGGACTATAAAAATGATAAACTTAAAGTGATTTCTTTTTTTGCAAAGAAAGCTCGTGGTACCATGGCACGATTTTTAATTGAGAGTAAGGCTAGTAGTTTATCAGATGTTTTAGCTTTTCAAATGGATGATTATCGTTATTCAGAAAAAGACACTATAAAGGAAAATGAGCCTGTATTTATAAGGTAA
- a CDS encoding D-alanine--D-alanine ligase, with protein MKNIAVLMGGYSSEWQISMKSGAVIAEHLDRNLYNVFPIAILQEGWYYKDTSGKRYEVDKNDFSITVDGKHITFDCIYNTIHGTPGEDGRIQAYLELLHIPQTSCDSYQSAITFNKRDCIAVLKPWGIYTGKHIYLNKGADYNAEDISKRLGLPYFVKANRSGSSFGVSKVYETSELEKALEVAFAVDDEVILESFLDGTEVSVGIYQIDDEIIALPPTEIVSENDFFDYEAKYQGKSQEITPARISLELTLAVQEQSKRIYSVLKCKGIARADFIFHDGTPHFIEINTNPGMSTESIIPQQIKATHKTLQQVFTDVIENTIKHHS; from the coding sequence ATGAAAAACATTGCGGTATTAATGGGCGGCTATTCTAGTGAGTGGCAAATCTCTATGAAAAGTGGAGCTGTAATCGCAGAGCACCTAGACCGGAACTTATACAATGTATTCCCAATTGCTATTTTACAGGAAGGTTGGTATTATAAAGATACTTCAGGTAAACGCTATGAGGTGGATAAAAATGATTTTAGCATTACCGTAGACGGTAAACATATCACCTTTGATTGCATATACAATACCATACACGGTACACCAGGAGAAGATGGGAGAATCCAGGCTTATCTTGAATTGTTACATATACCACAAACTTCATGCGACTCTTATCAAAGCGCCATAACCTTTAATAAAAGAGATTGTATTGCCGTATTAAAACCATGGGGTATTTATACTGGTAAACACATCTACCTTAACAAAGGCGCAGATTATAATGCAGAAGATATCTCTAAAAGACTAGGATTACCTTACTTTGTAAAAGCAAATCGTAGCGGCAGTAGCTTTGGGGTTTCTAAAGTATATGAAACAAGTGAACTAGAAAAAGCCCTGGAAGTTGCCTTTGCAGTTGATGATGAAGTAATACTAGAATCCTTTTTAGACGGTACTGAAGTATCTGTAGGTATATATCAAATTGACGATGAAATAATTGCGCTACCACCTACAGAGATTGTAAGTGAGAACGACTTCTTTGATTATGAAGCAAAATATCAAGGTAAATCTCAAGAAATAACACCTGCTAGAATATCTCTAGAACTTACTCTCGCGGTACAAGAACAAAGTAAAAGAATATATAGTGTACTCAAATGTAAAGGAATCGCCAGAGCTGACTTTATCTTTCATGATGGTACACCACATTTTATAGAAATAAATACTAATCCCGGAATGAGTACAGAAAGTATTATTCCTCAACAAATAAAAGCTACTCATAAAACGCTTCAACAAGTATTTACAGACGTTATAGAGAACACCATAAAACACCATTCATGA
- a CDS encoding NUDIX hydrolase, producing MKAGGGLVINKENKFLFIHRNGKWDLPKGKSNRFEGMKKTAKREIEEETGVKKLKIVDKLGCTYHVFNRKSSLKLKLTHWYLLETNYKGKLAPQEEEGIDIATWLDQEEAEKALESSYSNIKELFPDQTLNFKRR from the coding sequence GTGAAAGCTGGTGGCGGCCTTGTAATTAATAAAGAGAATAAGTTTTTATTCATACATCGCAACGGTAAATGGGATCTCCCAAAAGGAAAGTCCAATCGTTTTGAAGGAATGAAAAAAACCGCAAAAAGGGAAATAGAAGAAGAAACTGGTGTAAAGAAATTGAAAATCGTTGATAAGCTGGGATGTACTTACCATGTATTTAATAGAAAATCCTCTCTAAAATTAAAGCTTACACACTGGTACCTCCTAGAGACCAATTATAAGGGTAAACTAGCGCCTCAAGAAGAAGAAGGAATTGATATTGCCACATGGCTTGATCAAGAAGAGGCAGAGAAGGCTCTAGAATCTTCCTATAGTAATATTAAGGAACTGTTTCCAGATCAGACTTTAAATTTTAAGAGGCGATAG
- a CDS encoding PASTA domain-containing protein — protein sequence MSFIKFLFTKTFLKHLLLAIALIVALCFVYLFWLSSYTNHGQKIQVPNLAKLSLVEVDEQLEELDLRRKLIDSSSYNPEFPPRSVIEQDPAAGKFVKENRQIYIKLNPSGYGEVKIPNLINRTRRQAEPTLKALGFKVGNVTYRPHIATDMVLELRYKGDKIEPGASLMKTSVIDLVLGDKSLLNREEPAAQDTTEDATGN from the coding sequence ATGAGTTTTATTAAATTTCTTTTTACAAAAACATTTTTGAAGCATTTATTATTAGCGATAGCTTTAATAGTTGCTTTGTGCTTTGTCTATTTATTTTGGTTGAGTTCTTACACGAATCATGGTCAAAAAATTCAAGTTCCTAATCTCGCAAAGTTATCACTTGTTGAAGTTGACGAGCAGCTTGAAGAATTAGATTTGAGACGTAAATTAATTGATAGTTCAAGCTATAATCCAGAGTTTCCACCGCGTAGTGTTATCGAACAAGATCCTGCTGCTGGAAAATTTGTTAAAGAGAATAGACAGATTTATATAAAATTAAATCCATCAGGATATGGTGAGGTTAAAATACCTAACCTGATTAATAGAACAAGAAGACAAGCTGAACCAACTTTAAAAGCTTTAGGGTTTAAGGTAGGTAATGTTACTTACAGACCACATATAGCTACTGATATGGTACTGGAGTTGCGCTATAAAGGTGATAAAATAGAGCCAGGTGCATCTCTCATGAAAACGTCAGTTATAGATTTAGTACTAGGAGATAAATCATTACTCAATAGAGAAGAGCCAGCTGCTCAAGATACAACAGAAGATGCCACAGGTAACTAA
- the pyrE gene encoding orotate phosphoribosyltransferase codes for MVINKDIAIKTAELLLQIKAIKLQPQEPFTWASGWRSPIYCDNRVTLSYPTIRNFLREQLSNQIEELYGKPDVIAGVATGAIGIGMLVADYLNLPFVYVRPEAKKHGRQNQIEGHLEAGQSVVVIEDLISTGKSSLNAVNALKESGATVKGMLALFSYGFEFAQENFEKHDLNLHTLSDYNHLILQAQNTGHFSVQEIELLKSWRKDPSAWTGK; via the coding sequence ATGGTTATAAATAAGGATATCGCAATTAAAACGGCTGAATTATTATTGCAAATTAAAGCAATAAAATTGCAACCACAAGAACCTTTTACATGGGCTAGCGGCTGGAGATCACCAATCTATTGTGATAACCGCGTAACGCTTTCATACCCAACGATTCGCAATTTCTTAAGAGAACAACTCTCAAATCAAATTGAAGAATTATACGGTAAGCCAGATGTTATTGCTGGAGTGGCAACAGGAGCTATAGGTATAGGTATGCTAGTAGCAGACTACTTAAATCTTCCATTTGTATATGTTAGACCCGAAGCAAAGAAGCATGGCCGTCAAAATCAAATTGAAGGACATCTAGAAGCAGGTCAATCAGTAGTTGTTATAGAAGATTTAATAAGCACTGGTAAAAGCAGTTTAAATGCCGTAAACGCACTTAAAGAAAGTGGTGCAACTGTGAAAGGTATGTTGGCATTGTTTTCGTATGGCTTTGAATTTGCACAAGAAAACTTTGAAAAACATGATTTGAACTTACACACATTAAGTGATTATAACCACTTAATATTACAAGCTCAAAATACTGGACATTTCTCAGTGCAAGAAATTGAATTATTAAAAAGCTGGAGAAAAGATCCTAGCGCCTGGACAGGTAAATAA
- the radC gene encoding RadC family protein, with amino-acid sequence MTQESTSFSIKNWSENDRPREKLLVNGSSALSDAELIAILIGSGSREMSAVELSRLILNHAGNSLDKLGKLSVKELMKFKGIGEAKAITIAAAMELGKRRASEIPISKPVITCSDDAFNVLQPIIGDLPHEEFWILYLNNSHKVLAKHQISKGGFTGTMVDTRIVFQKAVEEAAVAMILAHNHPSGKLMPSMDDKRLTQKLIEAGKIMDVKVLDHLIITCENFYSFADHNLM; translated from the coding sequence ATGACTCAAGAATCCACTTCATTCTCTATAAAAAATTGGTCTGAAAATGATAGACCACGTGAAAAATTACTAGTTAATGGTAGTAGTGCATTATCAGATGCAGAATTAATAGCTATTTTAATAGGTAGTGGTAGTAGAGAAATGAGTGCGGTAGAATTAAGTAGGTTAATCCTCAATCATGCAGGTAATTCACTTGATAAATTAGGAAAATTGAGTGTTAAAGAATTAATGAAGTTTAAGGGAATAGGAGAGGCAAAGGCAATAACTATAGCCGCTGCCATGGAGTTAGGTAAACGACGAGCTAGTGAAATACCTATTTCTAAACCTGTTATTACCTGCAGTGATGATGCCTTTAATGTATTACAACCTATTATAGGTGATTTACCACATGAAGAATTTTGGATCTTATATCTTAACAATAGCCATAAAGTATTAGCAAAACATCAAATAAGTAAAGGTGGTTTTACAGGTACTATGGTAGATACACGCATTGTATTTCAAAAAGCGGTTGAAGAAGCTGCCGTAGCAATGATTCTAGCGCACAATCATCCTAGCGGGAAATTAATGCCTAGCATGGATGATAAGCGACTCACACAAAAGTTGATAGAAGCTGGTAAAATAATGGATGTTAAAGTACTCGATCATCTTATAATCACTTGCGAGAACTTTTACAGTTTTGCAGATCATAATTTGATGTAA
- the coaD gene encoding pantetheine-phosphate adenylyltransferase, whose translation MKRAVFPGSFDPITLGHYDIIERGLGLFDEIIIAIGVNADKKYMFSLEQRKEFIEKAFINQPKIKVMTYSGLTIDFCKENDASFILRGLRNPGDFEFEKAIAHTNRKLSEIETVFLLTSSGKSYISSSIVRDVIRNNGDFTSLVPDTVKL comes from the coding sequence ATGAAAAGAGCCGTATTCCCAGGAAGTTTTGACCCTATAACATTAGGCCATTATGACATTATAGAACGTGGTCTAGGCCTTTTTGATGAAATTATTATCGCCATAGGTGTTAACGCAGATAAAAAATACATGTTCTCTCTTGAGCAACGTAAAGAATTTATAGAAAAAGCTTTCATTAACCAACCCAAGATTAAAGTCATGACCTACTCTGGATTGACTATTGATTTCTGTAAAGAAAATGATGCCAGCTTTATTTTACGTGGACTACGTAATCCTGGTGACTTTGAGTTTGAAAAAGCGATTGCACATACTAATCGTAAATTATCAGAAATAGAAACCGTGTTTCTATTAACTAGCTCTGGTAAATCATACATATCATCATCAATCGTTAGAGATGTGATAAGAAATAATGGAGACTTCACTAGTCTCGTACCAGATACCGTAAAGTTATGA
- a CDS encoding YjjG family noncanonical pyrimidine nucleotidase — protein sequence MFKNIEHLFFDLDHTLWDFDLNSKLAYKQIFEEHDIKLDLDTFINIYEPLNLEFWRKFRENLITKEELRYQRLKTAFEACNYTINDDQINLFADLYIQYLPNNNHLFPGCTELLDNLKGKFKMHLITNGFNGVQQNKIDKAGLSDYFNVVLTAEAAGYKKPAPQIFYQALEMAGASVENSLMIGDSYAADILGAQRIGLKTIWFHTTNQQIPQDEVVVHDLMSIQPLLGL from the coding sequence ATGTTTAAAAATATAGAGCATCTTTTTTTTGACTTAGATCACACGTTATGGGATTTTGACTTGAATAGTAAGTTAGCTTACAAACAAATTTTTGAAGAACATGATATTAAACTCGATTTAGATACATTCATCAATATTTATGAACCTCTCAATTTAGAGTTTTGGAGAAAATTTAGGGAAAATCTAATTACAAAAGAAGAATTGCGTTATCAACGATTAAAAACTGCTTTTGAGGCTTGTAACTATACTATAAATGATGATCAAATAAATCTTTTTGCAGATTTATACATTCAATACTTGCCTAATAATAATCATCTCTTTCCTGGATGTACGGAACTATTAGATAATCTTAAAGGTAAGTTTAAAATGCATTTAATAACTAATGGTTTTAATGGCGTACAACAAAATAAGATTGATAAAGCTGGGTTGAGTGATTATTTCAATGTTGTTCTCACTGCAGAGGCTGCCGGATATAAAAAGCCTGCGCCTCAAATTTTCTATCAAGCTTTAGAAATGGCTGGAGCAAGTGTGGAAAATAGTTTAATGATAGGAGATAGTTATGCAGCAGATATACTAGGAGCTCAACGCATAGGTTTAAAAACGATTTGGTTTCATACTACAAATCAACAAATACCACAAGATGAGGTCGTTGTTCACGATTTAATGTCTATTCAACCTTTATTAGGCTTATAA
- a CDS encoding N-acetylmuramoyl-L-alanine amidase family protein — protein MKKYLLFILFCTVSIMVKASDDDVKTFTVVIDRGHDDVDRGAIVEDESEFEILYALVAEITGELTSDVNVIYHNPTGVHLSIEERAAQINALKPDLVISIHMGFSNNGPRQAAIVLNDKNMEFAKSKEHASSLITHLTKDAYFSTIRTEVNGTALLEKVNAPAFMLEIGNMNAARDRYYLQTNGSKRVSINFTTFLNDLN, from the coding sequence ATGAAAAAATATCTTCTTTTTATACTGTTTTGCACCGTTAGTATTATGGTGAAAGCAAGTGATGATGATGTTAAAACTTTTACGGTTGTAATAGATCGTGGGCATGATGATGTCGATAGAGGAGCAATAGTCGAGGATGAAAGCGAGTTTGAAATACTTTATGCTTTGGTCGCCGAGATTACTGGTGAATTAACTAGTGATGTAAATGTTATTTATCATAACCCTACAGGTGTACATTTATCTATAGAAGAACGTGCAGCCCAGATAAATGCTTTAAAACCTGATTTAGTCATTTCCATACACATGGGTTTTTCAAATAATGGTCCTAGACAAGCTGCTATAGTACTTAATGATAAAAACATGGAGTTTGCAAAAAGTAAAGAGCATGCTAGTTCTTTAATCACACATTTGACTAAAGACGCTTATTTTTCTACTATACGTACTGAAGTGAATGGTACAGCGTTATTAGAAAAGGTTAATGCACCGGCATTTATGTTAGAGATAGGGAATATGAATGCGGCTAGAGATCGTTATTATTTACAAACTAATGGTTCTAAAAGAGTTAGTATTAATTTTACGACATTTTTAAACGATTTGAATTAA
- a CDS encoding DUF7033 domain-containing protein gives MVLIFTNKLSSRKQYIFKHIFKRLLEIPFDFTSDLSEFIAHEGPKFSYGKKPLGDEFFIWSYGLLNEVGIDDHKIEVHKWGQLPIFFKAPDRSDLPFDVFAASFYLLTRYEEYLPQVKDSLGRFTASASIAAQHHFLEVPLLDLWVNRLGEELEKRFDITLPRKRETQIITAFETASIFQYKNRAIVPVIHSLYENLRQLRLRKLFRQIGVHLRLTKDPYDVYDIILRIYRESIAKLPKRLKYSRRVLFLFHLGDYNYIDNGVSYRSRIHRELIKHISDYVEIGLRFSYANGENKITNETERYESITNRPLSKTMTAFSKISMPGHYKQLVDMDTIEDYSMGYTNIPGYRASTSHSFYFYDLDYEVQTPLRVYPYALHYRSIEHFMLNGQQAIIDKLLKYAHSVTGNFIVIFDNAQLDLKKRSHIYTIIKNY, from the coding sequence ATGGTTTTAATTTTTACTAATAAATTATCTTCTCGCAAACAATATATATTTAAGCATATCTTTAAAAGATTGCTAGAGATACCGTTTGATTTCACATCAGATCTTAGTGAATTTATAGCACATGAAGGACCTAAGTTTTCTTATGGTAAAAAGCCTTTAGGTGATGAATTTTTTATATGGTCCTATGGACTTTTAAATGAGGTAGGTATAGACGATCATAAAATAGAAGTACATAAATGGGGTCAATTGCCCATATTTTTTAAGGCGCCAGACAGAAGTGATTTACCATTTGATGTATTTGCGGCTAGTTTTTATTTACTAACTAGGTATGAAGAATATTTACCTCAAGTAAAAGATAGTTTAGGTCGTTTTACAGCCTCAGCTAGTATCGCTGCACAACATCACTTTTTAGAAGTACCACTATTAGACTTATGGGTTAATCGACTTGGTGAAGAACTAGAAAAGCGATTTGACATTACGCTTCCGCGAAAGCGAGAAACACAAATCATCACTGCCTTTGAAACGGCTAGCATTTTTCAATATAAAAATAGAGCGATTGTACCCGTCATCCATTCCCTATATGAAAATTTACGTCAGTTAAGGTTAAGGAAATTATTTAGACAAATAGGAGTTCATTTAAGACTTACTAAGGATCCCTATGATGTTTATGATATCATTCTCAGGATTTACAGAGAAAGCATAGCTAAACTCCCCAAAAGGCTTAAATACAGCAGGCGAGTACTGTTTTTATTTCATCTAGGAGATTACAATTATATTGATAATGGAGTCTCATATCGCTCTAGAATTCATCGCGAACTTATTAAGCATATATCAGACTATGTAGAAATAGGGTTGAGGTTCTCTTATGCAAATGGAGAAAATAAAATTACTAATGAAACAGAAAGATATGAGAGCATTACTAATCGACCTCTATCTAAAACGATGACTGCATTTTCTAAGATCTCAATGCCTGGACATTACAAACAATTAGTAGATATGGATACGATAGAAGATTATAGTATGGGATATACAAACATACCAGGTTATAGAGCTAGTACCAGTCATTCGTTTTACTTTTATGATTTAGATTATGAGGTGCAAACTCCTTTAAGGGTTTATCCATATGCGTTACATTATAGAAGCATAGAACATTTTATGCTTAATGGTCAGCAAGCCATTATTGATAAGCTACTCAAATATGCACATTCTGTCACGGGTAATTTTATAGTAATTTTTGATAACGCTCAATTGGATTTAAAAAAGCGGTCTCATATATACACCATCATTAAAAATTATTGA
- a CDS encoding M14 family metallopeptidase produces MRLLTYFLLITIVISCQQSDKQIAEEIKDWQTPFEKGNGNQTATYQEVITFYKDLASSYSTIEIEEIGLTDSGLPLHLISFSKSNIDWKSVNEDKIKILVNNGIHPGESDGIDATMMLMRDLATGKIDAPDNLIFSAIAIYNVGGSLNRNSHTRTNQNGPESYGFRGNARNYDLNRDFIKADSRNAQSFYQVYHKVNPDIFIDNHVSNGADYQYTLTHLFTQHNKLGKSAGNYLYNHLQKDLEQRMQDRDHSMTPYVNVYGVSPENGFSQFMDHPRYSTGYTTLWNTLGFMIETHMLKPYKDRVLGTKAIMEETIALGTENINAIKAARSSSFKEFNDARYYALNHIVDRDKADTLLFKGYKAQRNISEVTGQELLTYDRNQPFEKNTPYYNHFIATDSIKIPSFYVIPQGQWEIIELMRMNNIQMEVLPKDSTITVTQYRIEDFNTSSNAYEGHYPHSDVVLSKKNIELRFRESDIIIPTAQPGIRYIIETLEPQGQDSFFKWNFFDTILQQKEGFSSYVFENTAKGMLSSNANLKKEFDSIKKSNDNFAQSNYAQLKWLHDRSPNYEKAHLNYPIYKVHYND; encoded by the coding sequence ATGAGACTACTCACCTACTTCTTATTAATTACCATAGTTATATCGTGCCAGCAATCTGATAAGCAAATCGCCGAGGAAATAAAAGACTGGCAAACACCTTTTGAAAAAGGTAACGGAAATCAAACGGCTACATACCAAGAAGTAATTACGTTTTATAAAGATTTAGCTTCATCATATTCTACAATAGAGATAGAAGAAATAGGATTGACCGACAGCGGTTTACCACTTCACCTTATTAGTTTTTCAAAAAGCAATATAGATTGGAAATCCGTTAATGAGGACAAGATTAAAATACTCGTTAATAATGGTATTCATCCAGGAGAAAGTGACGGTATAGATGCTACCATGATGTTGATGAGAGATCTAGCTACTGGTAAAATCGACGCGCCAGATAATCTCATTTTTTCGGCCATCGCGATTTATAATGTAGGAGGCTCTTTAAATCGTAACAGTCATACTAGAACTAATCAAAATGGACCAGAATCATACGGTTTTAGAGGTAATGCTCGCAATTATGATTTAAATAGAGATTTCATAAAAGCAGACAGCCGCAATGCTCAATCTTTTTATCAGGTCTATCATAAAGTAAACCCAGATATATTCATAGACAATCATGTAAGTAATGGCGCAGACTATCAATACACATTAACACACCTATTTACACAACATAACAAGCTGGGCAAATCTGCAGGAAACTACCTTTACAACCATCTTCAAAAAGATCTAGAACAACGCATGCAAGACCGTGATCATTCTATGACGCCTTATGTAAATGTTTATGGTGTATCACCAGAAAACGGATTTTCTCAATTCATGGATCATCCACGTTACAGTACTGGATATACCACACTGTGGAACACCTTAGGCTTTATGATAGAAACACACATGCTTAAGCCGTATAAAGACAGAGTTCTGGGTACAAAAGCTATAATGGAAGAAACCATTGCTCTAGGTACTGAGAATATAAACGCCATAAAAGCAGCCAGATCTTCATCTTTTAAAGAATTTAATGACGCTAGATATTATGCACTTAACCATATAGTAGACAGAGATAAAGCAGACACGCTACTTTTTAAAGGCTATAAAGCGCAACGCAATATTAGCGAGGTAACTGGACAGGAACTACTCACATATGATCGTAATCAACCTTTTGAAAAAAACACACCATATTACAATCATTTTATCGCCACAGATTCAATTAAAATACCTTCCTTTTATGTGATACCACAAGGGCAATGGGAGATTATCGAATTAATGCGCATGAATAATATTCAAATGGAAGTTTTACCTAAGGACAGTACAATAACGGTCACACAATACCGCATAGAAGATTTTAATACGTCTAGTAACGCTTATGAAGGACACTATCCTCATTCTGACGTTGTTTTAAGTAAGAAAAATATAGAATTACGCTTTCGCGAAAGCGATATCATCATTCCTACTGCACAACCAGGAATAAGATACATTATTGAGACTTTAGAACCGCAGGGACAAGATTCTTTTTTTAAATGGAACTTTTTTGATACAATTCTACAGCAAAAAGAAGGCTTTTCTTCATACGTATTTGAGAATACAGCAAAAGGAATGCTATCAAGTAATGCTAATCTCAAAAAAGAGTTTGACTCTATTAAAAAATCAAACGATAATTTTGCACAAAGTAATTATGCACAATTAAAGTGGCTGCACGATCGCTCTCCTAACTATGAAAAAGCTCATTTAAATTATCCAATCTATAAAGTTCATTACAATGATTAA
- a CDS encoding RluA family pseudouridine synthase — MPQVTNTEELDDAHDDDLFEHHQFTASDGQEPLRVDKYLMNFIENATRSKIQQSIKDGAVRVNDEVVKSNYKVKAGDRIRVLFKHPPHENLLVAEDIPLDIVYEDDSLVVVNKPAGMVVHPGHGNYSGTLINALIHHFENLPNNSSNRPGLVHRIDKDTSGLLVVAKTENAMSYLSAQFAAKTSEREYIAIVWGNFDEESGTVEGNIGRHPKNRLQNYVWSGEEAYKGKPAVTHWNVIEGLGYVTMISCKLETGRTHQIRVHMKHIGHTLFNDERYGGDKILKGTSFTKYKQFVDNCMKVLPRQALHAKTLGFEHPVTKQWMSFNCDIPDDMKNCIEKWRVYAANSKDA, encoded by the coding sequence ATGCCACAGGTAACTAATACAGAAGAGCTGGATGACGCTCACGACGATGATTTATTTGAACATCATCAATTTACTGCTAGTGATGGACAAGAGCCATTAAGAGTCGATAAGTATTTAATGAATTTTATAGAAAATGCGACTCGTAGTAAGATACAGCAAAGTATCAAAGATGGTGCTGTAAGAGTAAATGATGAGGTTGTAAAATCTAACTATAAGGTTAAGGCTGGTGATCGCATACGTGTATTATTTAAGCATCCACCACATGAGAATTTATTAGTTGCTGAAGATATTCCATTAGACATCGTATATGAAGATGATTCTTTAGTTGTTGTAAATAAACCTGCAGGTATGGTTGTTCATCCTGGTCATGGTAACTATTCTGGGACACTTATCAATGCGCTGATACATCATTTTGAAAACCTGCCTAATAATAGCAGTAATCGTCCTGGTCTAGTACATCGTATAGACAAAGATACCAGTGGACTACTAGTCGTTGCAAAGACAGAAAACGCGATGTCATATTTAAGTGCTCAATTTGCTGCAAAGACAAGTGAACGTGAGTATATTGCTATAGTCTGGGGGAATTTTGATGAAGAAAGTGGAACTGTCGAAGGTAATATAGGTAGACATCCTAAAAATAGATTGCAAAACTATGTCTGGTCTGGTGAAGAAGCTTACAAAGGAAAGCCAGCTGTTACACACTGGAATGTGATTGAAGGACTAGGTTATGTAACTATGATCTCTTGCAAACTTGAAACTGGTAGAACACATCAAATACGTGTTCATATGAAGCACATAGGTCATACGTTATTTAATGATGAACGCTATGGCGGAGATAAGATTTTAAAAGGAACTAGTTTTACTAAATATAAACAGTTTGTAGATAACTGCATGAAGGTATTACCACGTCAGGCACTTCATGCAAAAACACTAGGTTTTGAACATCCGGTAACTAAACAATGGATGAGTTTTAATTGCGACATACCAGATGATATGAAAAATTGTATCGAAAAATGGCGTGTGTATGCTGCAAATTCTAAGGATGCTTAA